The DNA region ACTCTGAAAAATTATCGAAATTAAAGCCTACTTTTACACAGTTCGACACGAAATCTTTGTACAAGCAAGATGTCATAGAAGAAAGATGATCCTAACTGCATGTGTAAAAGATATGGAAGTTTTAACGGCGCTGTTAAGACCGCAGGAGAAAGCGCGGaatgaaaagggaaattgtAGATTCAGCGGTGGCGTATTCGTGGGTACCGCAAACTTTTTATCTCGTCAGGCTTTTAGCGACGAGTCTCACAGTTTCACTCGCAATGAATTTCATGTTCGGTCCCAAGGTCCCTAATAAATGACAAAGCAGATCGAGATCCAAGGTTCAAAGGTAGTTACTGTGGCTTAGGGTGACATTCCTGAGCGACAAAAGCCTGTGTATGATCGCTGTCATTAAGATCATAATTATTTTGTGATAGCCAAAAAGAACGTTAAGGAGAGTATCTAAATTCTTGCGCAACATCTTCCTGTCATTAGCAGTGTCTTGAAACAATCTGAGTAAAGCGAAGATGATAGTTAAGAGTTGTACCGATAAAATGACTTAGCCTTGGTGCCGCAATTTCAAACAGAGGTCTCGGCATTTCGAAAGTCACGAATTTTACTATTCGCCTTCCCTCAGATTTGTTACGATGTTTCCTTTCGAGTGTCCAGTCAAATTATCCGATTAAACACAGACCATTATTTTCCACGCGTTCGGTGTCGTCTGAATGTAAACAGAAGTAATCTCAACATCAAATAAAACAGTGAAAGCTGCTGGTACACCAAAATCGACAAACCTAGTATCGATAACTACAACTACGAGATACATCAACACGTCGAAAACAACGATGGACAATGGACTCTATGCGAGAGGAACGTGACAGAGTTTTACCTGGTCGAAGTATCCGGGCTTACTTACCTGGCATTTGATAGAGATACTACACACTTCACAGAAATTGATCGCAGCTGTCAAAATCCCGACAACTATTATGAACGTAGAACACATTTCTTCGCTTCTCGAAGAGGCACAAAGGAATTTAGTCGCTACGGCTACGGCATAAGCGGCAAATATGCCTTAGTACTTTTTTCCAACGCACGTAGCAGactattttgcattttcattACACTGATAACAATAGACTTCTGTATTTGACGAGGTGCGGAGTGTCCTTTGGTCTAACAATAAAGATCACAATTTGCATAAAGTGAATTGACACTTCATAATTCTTCTGATTGTTTGGAGTAACCGAAAATCGAAGAGGAAGTTATAGAGACCTTAGGAATGCTCTTAGGAAAGGGTTGGGAGCACGGAAATGGCAACAGTTCTTAAAAGTAAGGTATAAAGATTAGGCTGGCGTTAGCTTTCTTAGGAAACATTATCAACAGTAAAggaaagataactttttttaagaCAGGCGCGGTGAAATTGTATTTCTCTTAGCTGGACAATAGTAAGACAAAGACACAATTTTTGGAATTCCATAGATTTTTACATAAACGACAATGTGTagtaagataaattaaaaaatttttttttaaaatgctttatGCAAGAATCTGTAGTTCTATAAAGTGAATATTTCAATTAGCAAATGCATGGAGAGAGCACtaatctgaaaaataaaaaagaacatatTTTCCAGTCGTCTTCGCAGAACCATGAGTGCCAACCTCAGAAGCCTACTTCAAAAATGCATCGAAAAGAAATAGTAAGGAAAAGCTTGCCGTAATTTCCATTAGTACTCATTATTTAGTTAACCCTCAATAACGTCTATTACATTCAAGATTAACATGCTTAGTATAAACAAAAAGGCGATAATCCTCTCCACAGGAAACTTCATTGTCTGTAGCTATGGGGAATAAAAGCCGAGGTAAAGTCTGCACGAGAATAAAGAGATCCTTAATCAACAAAGCTCCTGTCGGTTTCCGTAGCATTGTGGCTGGGAGAACTGTCTATCTGGATAAGAGCACTTTGTGTCTAACAACATAACTATTCCTATTTACCAGGATGTTATTTATGTAGTGAGCTAAGTTTcgcacgcattctgattgattcagacgcatagatgacgtcaccattaatAAAGTAACTTTTCCGTGAAACGCAAGGGATGTGTATTTGCATGCATTTCTTTGAACCAGGTAATCCAACAAAAGCCGGCGCCAAGCGGTTGACCGCTGTCCATTAGACCTGTTACCGCCGTCTGTTAGCCTGCGCAGGCTCTCTTCATTGGGTTTCGCCTTACAGCCACTTTTCACGAACAGCCGTTTATTACACCATCGGCAGCCGCTTGTAGAAAAAGTTCTTCACAATCTTGTTTGACCATGTCTTTAATTTTGATAGAAGAACACATGAAATGAACAcctttttgcttctttttgcATTTTACCTGAAACATCCGAAGAAAGGCCATTACAAAGGGAGTCAGCCACCCTCTAAGGTATTATTAACATCTCAGTTCAAGTAAAAAAGTAACGCACTTCAAAATCTATTTTTGATGATATCCAGTACAAGAGGAAACACAACTTTCCGTGAAGCCGTTATGTTTTCCTGATCATACACGAAACAGTTTTGGAAACGCTCGCTATACAGCCTCAAATTAAGTTCTCCTGAAGTGGACAAATTTTCTGCGATTTTACTCTTAGCTTCATTGTGTGGCCCACAAACAGCAATCTGCCTACTGGGAGGATCATCAAGGCTTTcaacaaaatagagaaacatgATAATTAACACATCCAGAGATGAGGCCAGGCAGTATTCTGAAATGCTTTGATGGACTTGAGTTCTTGCGAAGAAATCACTCAGTGATAATCCACTGACAGAACTGATGCCAACACTCAGAGCTTTGTTTTCAACGGTTGGCAAAGCTTTGTAGTCTTTACGAAGAAGATCCAATGTGCAGAGAGCTGACACATCAAATTTGgctgtttgtttaaaaaaaaaaaagtcttgttttagagtgaaaaaaaagaagttgaaaaatgAGAGAAACCCTATGTGACTCTAAGTCGCAAATTAAAATGACTTAACAAACATTAGAAGGCAGTTCAGAGGGACAATTGGGCAGTTGATGAATTCCGGGAACTTTTATCAAACACCAAGGAAAAGCGGAAGCCTAGAAATTTGTGTGCGAGATTCTGGATCAAATGATCCTGGTTTGAGAACTGGCTGCCTCATCATGGGCAACGGAGCGGTCAAACGTTTGCGAACGTTGTAAGAACCCGATGGCATGCTTTCAGGCTTGGTCAGATCCCCTTACGCATGCCTGAGGTCTGACAGATATGTTATCGTTAGCAAGATGCATTAATCTCACATTACTTCTCCTTATTTATAAATGGATAtcaaaactgtttaaaaatattgacTAATAACTGACAGGGTGAGGGAAAGGGggaacgggggggggggggggagagagagaagGGTGTCCAGCTATAGTTTAGCATCCCATTCATGGAAAACGAGATACACTTGAGCTGAAGGGGCTACTAGGCTTGAAAGACCTTGAGTATGCATATTCACCACACACTTCCCATTGTACTGAAAGACTTCtttgattggtgatcatttttattcattcaaatgACCAAATGatttattcaggggtgatactgtaagcaGACatcagatgctagtcactcctggAAGTTGATTTGTTGGCAAAAGATTTCAGTTGGTGGGACAATATTTGATGGCCATTGTAATAAATAATTCCCATGTCAGTGTTAAACACTGGGCTGTTTAGGGTGAAGTTTACCATTCTTGATTTTTACTTAAAAGGTCCAAGATTTATAATTACAATCACaagtttttttcatatttaagcGAGCTGTTGGTTACTTTCAGTAACATGTAGTGACCCTGGCATGACTATACTAAGGACTCTTCTGGGgtttcatgaaaaatgaagaGATCTTCCTGGATCTTGTTGAGGAAATCTTGAATCACAAAGATCTCAAAGGACTATGTATAGGATTTGTTTAGAGAATACTAGGCAACcattttcttctcaaaaagaGTACCTTTGGGAGTGACAATGTTAAATGTTCTAGGTGTCACTGATTCAACTAACCTGTACTGACAGATCTGTACAGTTCATCTAGGGCTAGAGGAAATTTATCCTGCAATTGCTTGACAATATTTCTGTCTTTATCTGTGGCTCTTCCAGCTCTGGGATCCAAGTTAATAGTGTCCAGAAGTATTGATCCTAACAGCAGGCTCGCCATCTGCCCATCTAATAAATCTAAAGCCAATAATTTCTCTGTCACAAGTGTGCAGCATGATCCCACAggttcaatgttttttcttactttcaaaTTAGCTGGCCATTGATCTTTATGATGGTCTGCAAGAAAAATATGAAGCAAACATCAATCATCTGAGGAAATAGAGGACTGGGAACATTTACTGAGAAGTGACAGACTAAGTAAAAATTGAAGCAAGAAAATGTTAAGGAAGTTATGCACAAATTGATGCAAAACAGTAGCAATCACACTTAACAAGGATCTCAAAGACAGCAACATCCAAGTGTTTCTGCCTTTTTGCTAAGATGTTATGATCCACTAAAATAAGCTGCAGTTTCCCTGTTTCCAGTAGGTTTTCCAAGTCAACATCTTCTATAAATATGAATGAACTTGAGTCAAGTAGATATCTCTGGAATAGAAAAACTGCCTCTGTCCTCAAACAAAAGTCTTCCTTATGTATGTTGAATACAGGAATGACGGCTATTGGCTTCCCTGGAACATTGGTAAGTGTCTGtcaatgaggaaaaaaattaaaagtgaaaccTTAAAACAGTCTTTAATGattactaaattaaaaaaaatacaaaagatagAGGAATGAATGAAAAGGGAATAAGCATGGATGGGGATGGCAAAAATTTTAAGGTAATGCATGtgtcaagttttaaaaaatgtctgTTTGGTTAAGTTTTAAAGCAAGTTATATTTTGCAGCTTTACATTGTACTTGGCTAAacattattattgtaattaatcCATGTCAATAATCATAACTATTCTGGTAAAATCTTCATATTAAATGaagatttttaaacttttcgaATCTCCTTTCCAGGAGCTATACATTTCATTGTGAATTAGTTAAGGGTAACTATTATTTACTTTCTCACTGAGGTATTGCTGCCAAATCAAACATTAGCCTCATAAGAATTAAAGCTTGAAAAGTTCTTGATTTTTAgctaaattctccttgtcagtgccataggaaatgtataaagaacagcatggagaagACATGCTAATGTTAAGGTGAAGAGGGTTAAAAGTTTTATATCAAGTTAACAACCTCTAAACAATACTATATGTGTATTATCATTACCTGATGACAACTGATATTGAATTGAGAAGTAAATTTTACTAACTTGCAGGAGTTAATTGATCAAGTACAGGGTTGATAGAGAATGGAACTCCAGAAATGCAGGGAAAATTCCTAAGTGGATTTACAATTTCATGCTGCATATACGAGGACAGTGAGGAACTTCATGAATAAGTTCAAAACACGGTTGTAGTTACTGTAAATCTCAccttgtaaattgaaaaagcGTAAAGTAAAGATGACACCATAGAGTCAAGATCACATGCTTCATTTCCCAGCACAACATGCACCTCAGAAAACTGAGAAATATTTGCCAAACAATCCTAAATGCAAGTACAGACTTTCAGAAGGtttaaattctcaaaatttgTAGTTATCTTTATTTATAATTGGTAAcctattaaaaaaatatagtcAGCTATCGAGTTGCTATAAACTAAAGCGTATCAGGTTTACTCTGATgacaaataaatacatttacAACGGTTATACCAACACtatattcaataaaaataaagttttacaTTACCTGtgtaaacaacaaaatataatcacaaaataaattaataaaggtTACATTGGATAATTATTGTGaacataaaaaatgaagaaaagacaAAACCATCAGTCAAGGAGTTAGGAATAAGAAATCAGTCGGTACAGCGCATTTTACTTTGcaacttaaaagtttttttttctacatgtaAAGATATACATGCATGATGTTCCAGGTGACAATATCTTCACCTCTGCATCTTCATAGTTTTCCGATTTGTATCGATTTGGAGGTAACCGAATCGTACATATGGCTGTTTTCAACTTATCACACCATACAAAGAGCACCGCATCGGTTAAAGTCGTCCTAAAATAACAACACAGATAAAATCCCACCTTCGTAAACTTCAGAAATGCCTCCATGTTAACTCTCTTCGCGCTTCACGAGAAGTAAACTTGGATTCAGACCCCTGTGTGAGCAGCTGAGAAAACTTGGGAAGACCTGGGAAGAGTGCAACTTGTTGGGCTTTCCATTGGAGGAGGTTTAATTTGccacttttttctttccagataATAAATTTACCTAAGGTACAACTATTTTTGATGTGTGTGAAGGTGGGTTAGAATTAAGCTATCCTCCTTAGTCCTGGAAAATTGCCTGccctttttcttttcgtgtcgttgttaaaagtaaataaaacgaCCTCACGACGGCTTTAATGTCACATTTTCTGGGTTTCTAATTACCCCCAGAAAGATCAGAAGGCTTTGATTTTTCATGGaaagatatttgaaaaagaaaacccGAGATGACCTCTAAAGGTTAGTTATTGTCCCAGATCAGTCTACCTGAAGGGTTCAAATTTACATCTGCTCATTCCAAATATGAAGCCTCATAGAACGATGGGAGAATCTTTTCTGTTTGATACGATTTTGTGATTTCATATTATGctgaaatttttcagttttgtaaagcaGTAATCTCCACACAGAGAAAGGATAATTGGTTAATTCTGGCCAGACTTTACCTGGTGGACAGGTGGCTTGATCATCATTACTGTTTGATACGATTTTGTGATTACATATTATGctgaaatttttctattttgtaaagCAGTAATCTC from Pocillopora verrucosa isolate sample1 chromosome 1, ASM3666991v2, whole genome shotgun sequence includes:
- the LOC131772497 gene encoding exopolyphosphatase PRUNE1, with the translated sequence MEAFLKFTKDCLANISQFSEVHVVLGNEACDLDSMVSSLLYAFSIYKTLTNVPGKPIAVIPVFNIHKEDFCLRTEAVFLFQRYLLDSSSFIFIEDVDLENLLETGKLQLILVDHNILAKRQKHLDVAVFEILDHHKDQWPANLKVRKNIEPVGSCCTLVTEKLLALDLLDGQMASLLLGSILLDTINLDPRAGRATDKDRNIVKQLQDKFPLALDELYRSVSTAKFDVSALCTLDLLRKDYKALPTVENKALSVGISSVSGLSLSDFFARTQVHQSISEYCLASSLDVLIIMFLYFVESLDDPPSRQIAVCGPHNEAKSKIAENLSTSGELNLRLYSERFQNCFVYDQENITASRKVVFPLVLDIIKNRF